The Montipora capricornis isolate CH-2021 chromosome 3, ASM3666992v2, whole genome shotgun sequence genome includes the window tcattttttggggtgtcacaattccctttgtacctctggaacggagaggatttaaagTCGTCCAACTTCACAGtcttgtttcttttagttaccttgaaaacatgttaaaagatcggccttccaaaacaagcggttggcagtttcacaaatggatttttgggcccgaaaagttttcgggactttggagaaacaggcccctgtaTTGGACACTTCAGGGTTATGGACTTCTCCTTAGATCCATGGAAACGTCTAAATGTCGAGAAGCTACATTATAATGAGGTGCAaaacagtttaaattttcatcatatttttCTCGTGCTTTGTCATAGCTGCAATGAAATGGTAATTGCACTTCATATTGTATAATGCATAGAGCAATCGACATGAAGTTACTCAATTTTGTTCAGAATTGTACTTCATTCAGTTATATCTGATGCAAAATGGAAATGGTTCAGTTCACGCGTTTTACAATCCCGTGACtagcattgcattgcattgcattatTATTCAAGTAACAAAATAAAAGAAGTCTTGACTGTTCATCGCGCGAAGCATTGTGTTTTAGACTGTCAAGCGGactgaataattaatgagtatTTTTGCCCGGTAAGTCCGCAAAAAAATTTGTTCGTGCTAACCAAGTACCTGTAAATGTTGCGATTTCCGGCACTAATCTTAACTTGATTTTACTGCTTGTAACCAGTGACAAATTCAAATCGATTAAAAAGCTACTTCTACTGCAGGTGTGTCCTTTACCCTATATGGACAGCTATTAGGGGCCTTAAGCTCGGAGGACGAGGAAGACTACGCGCATGCTCGGTACGCAAAACTTGTACTCGTAGTCGTACATGTTCTccgatcttaaggtccctaataattACCACTACTCGTTAGCTGCAAGGTACAAGACCACGCTAGCAAAATTTCTCTGCGCAAAATTAGGAGCAAGTAGCGTTTAGTTGCGTCAGGCTTGAGGCCTCTTTTCCGGCACAATTACTGAATAAAAGGATTGCTTTAATAGGCAATATGCATGATTGACATTTCTCACCAGTGCCTGTTTGGCCATAAGCCATGAGCGTTCCATTAAAACCTGAGAAAACTGCATCAACCAATGGTTTTCCCACAGTGTTATACACCTAAAAAAGTAACGATTATCACGAATGCGATCACGATTATTTCTACGAACACGATCGCGATCACAGTCCCTGACTCGATCTCAATTATAATCTTGATCTCGTTCCAGATTTCGATAGTAATCCACGCCACCTCTGCTCCTCAATGACTGAAAaagtatatttgaagtgcagatAACGGAGGAAAGATAGAAATGATCCTCTCACTCGCACTTATCGGcacgatttaattaagcaattgCCTCTTATAGAGACCTaaaaaattgaacatttctTTCATCCATAAGTCCTTAACACAGGAACAcgtaaaccaaacaaattgGCCTTCTTCCAAAcgagtggcttcgtagctcaactggtagagcattgcaccggcagcGCTCTCCAGAGTCTGAAATTTTCAGTTGTCCATAAGAAACAATCACTTAAATTGTCCATAttagtgcaaggatcacttttATCTTTCACCTCCTGTCCTCAATTCATTGGGAAGTTTAGACAATATGAACCTTTATGTTCTAGGACGAGGGCGAAAACGAGTGCGAGATTTGACTGACTgtttttagcaaaaatactTAGACAATTTATAagccggacgattaatcttactctttgttagcagggTAGGTTCCTGAGGTATTCTTATTTCTGGTAACTGAACCTTTTTCTGGTTGAAAAATGCCAGCACTACTACCGTGCAcgtgttggtgacttgtttgtcttgttttgACACagagacatttttgcaaacctCCTACTAAAATGACGATGGTGTCACGTATTTCCCGCccaaatgacgctggtttgcgcgcgctcaatgttgttctgtgagaaaatctcgtactcgtagtcgttctcgtcccagtagaatctaaagctctccaatggctacgagaacgccacataaAAATATGtccaataaacaaaaaataaaggctctccatcccccccccccccggtttACTTTTTCAGTTGGTACATTtcttagccgtcgtcgtcctggCGACGAGCTGAAATACAATTTTTAGGCAATATTCTCGTAGGTGTCGTCGACGTCCTCACTTAAGCTACCTGATGCTaagaagaaaaagcaacaaacCTCTGCATTGGTGGATTGAGGGGAGAATATCTTATCAAACGTGTATCGCCTTTCATGGGAATCATTAAGGAAAACCTGTTGCAGAAATATAAATAATAGTTTAATTGCGATTAATATTAGATCCGAATTTGTGTATTCATTGGTTTTGACTCGGGCATATATATATTCGGGAAATAAAACGAGTTCCCCGAACAGAGAGAGAGAACATCTCATTCCTgcatagcctgcgaacgcagacgtttTTCCGGCGGTGGAGAAACAACTGCCGGAAATAGGTTTACTGCATTTGCAGGCTAATTCccgcaacgattacaatatttccAAGCGCAAATCCCGCACGAGTTACTGGGAGGTGAAtattggtggatatttacctgtgaggtaaatatccaccacatTCACCGACACTGACGTGaattattgttttggtatatatcacacaagttgaataaaaagcgaACCAAAACACTACtttattctttgtaaaatgtgatccaaaatttcaaatatgaatagcaaaggatatatggagtttgagtagccaatcagcgcgcgcgttttAGTACATACTTCGAGTtcgtatgggtaatcaaatggtgacgattgaaattagggaataatttcacgcgcgttttttccgaaatcaaataatttcccgcgCCTTAAGGCCCAAAGGCTGgagaaattatttacttttggacaaaacgcaagtgaaattattatttaaggtggctcaaaccagtttcaacacttaaaacaaacgttcaggggcacccaacgaccaatttgttgtaaaaggtattattataccccagttaatgaaaataaatgttattaaggcattttcaggtgtttttcagtgttgctgggaaaacattatctgttcctttttcgcAGCAAGACAcccaagaaatttcccagccagctagataaaattggttggtttcccagccagctgatcaaatgtatttcccagccaggaattccacgcgctttcaaatccctcgatccaaaacgaccgaacaaaagcgacaaaaccgggacaaaacaggttttttcctcaagcgcaatcactctgaccagccgtcgtatgtttgtggctattctctgggagagggaaggggttttttatttattttttttatttttagtcgtcctcagtcttcagagtttctgcagccagctcgggttgaaatgctagaaaaagtcagtaattcccaggcaaaacctctatcaataacaaaattttccaGCCAGCttatcgaaacacctgtatttttgccagccagcaagatttctctggggaacagataatgtgaggaacagattcgttggctGCCCctgaacgttcttattagaaggattgacactacaacacttaatcacttaacagcaatgttatggtaccatatcaaacactaattattgctgaaaaagaccCGGTCATCCTTGTGACGTaaacgttaccgtggcaaccgtgaggaaagccctgcaaaaacaccccatatgcCAGAATGAAAGTTTCTGCAAAGCTTacaaaaattctgtggagcggattcagagctaccttaattaattgaaaatttCAGTCAGCTTtgaatctgctccacagaatttctttaaactttgcagagagtttcatcttggcctgctgatgacttttctgcaataaaaaaaaatggggtcaccgagttcgtttttcagatatgagcaaggAAAGCCAAaaaatagggtgtttttgcaaggctttcctgttttcatggtaacttgttacgtcacagcaataattgatgttgcagatggtaccataacattgctgttacgttattaagtgttgtagtgtcaatccttttaataacaaaaagtgttattaaagtgttgaaactggtttgagccaccttaatttcacgagtataccatttgattagctattaatatcatgggtgacaaattactttCATAAAACGCAGgttattttcaaacctggacgacattttggcactgtaggaaaagttgccctggcaacattgtaatttcacgcgtgaaattataataattcctgaaattttgcgcccaaattaaggagtaatttgtcacccatgttattaaatTAAGATATCCTATTATTCAGATATGACGCTTGTGAGTTGATCTCCGAGATGGAAGCTTACTCATTAAACTAGAATCAGTCTACATAGGACACACAAGATTTATCCATATATTTGCCTCACTGACTTGTGAAATACAGCAGACAGACTGATTGAGTTTCGGCAAATACCTCAGCAGTCAAGCACGATGACGGTACCACCCTATACAAGAGGGTCAAAAGTTGAATCTGTTCTTTGATTTCATGGTCTAGATTTTTTCACAAAAGGTCTTAATACTGAGaattatttgcataatttcAAAGTGTTCGTATATCGTTAGGAACCTGTTAACAGAacctttttgttgtgttttctaAGCCACTGACAGTAATTGAGTCAATTAACGTCACGTTATTGAAATTTACATTTATGAGGTCATTCAATTCAACGATCATAAACTaacaaaattctaaaaattCTGTGTTATTGACCATAGTTTCAAATAAAGGCATGTTTAATTACTTTATTGTTCTTGGATTAAACCTGAGAAAACGCTCATGTGGCCGGCTGGCTTTTCGAATTATCACGCACAAAAAGTTACTGATGTTGGTTATTTTCTGTTGCTCTCTTCTTTGCTCACAGTTCCGCCACGGCTCAGTGATCGTTTCTGAAAGCAAAATAAGTAAGTCTCCAACAAGCTCGTTTTAGactttgttgatttttttctccCTTCCGTGAGGTTTATTTTTCATGTTGACTCCGAAAATTAGCATGTTTCAAAGAGGTCACGTTAAGCAGACAGTACGAAAtgactggaaagaaaaatggttAACTTAGGTTTTCGCTATGAAAGGCTATTTATTTTTTCGTATGCTATGCAATCTCGATCAGGAGAACAAATCGATATGAACGCCGCATTGTATAAAATTAGTTAAGCCCCCAATAAAACGATTAAGAGTTATTTGAATTGGCAaaaaaatttgcaggaaaaaaatcTCGCCGAAATTCAGTAAGAGGCAAATATCGTTTACGGCCTCAATTTTACTCTCCCGTAACAGCTacgcaaatgaaaaaaaaggaaatgaaagtaAAGTTCCTCATAGAACAGACTTTTAATTCTCATCAATGTACCTCAGACTTTGTCGAGTCTACATCAACACCAAGACTCTCTTGTCTCTTTGTTTCTTCAGAATTTCTTGGTCGCACTCGAACATAGACGCGTATTCTACCGGATTCTACGGTGGAAAACAAACAATACAGCGTCATGCACTACCTTACGAGTACAAAGTCACGCTTTGTGTGGTCGGCAGCATGAAAGGGGAACCAAGCTTTATATATTTAATTTGGACCGCGTGCGTGCTGTATTTTACGTTCAGGGTTAGCGTCTCTAATAAGCCCTGCCATAACGCAAAACCGTTAACTAAATTTCCTAATGCAGACTGTTAACTGAAGCAAATGTAAATACAATACGAGTATTCAACTCTCACTCTTGAGTACGCTACTTAAGGTTATAAACTTAACTTACCGCCTTGGCCCGATTTTAACGACTTCTTATCTCTCATCTGGCAGCAGATTATCACACCCAGTGGTACAGAAACGAATAGTCACTTCTTTGAAAGTTAAGTGTATAGTAATTCCATCCCAAAAGTCGACAAGCTACAGGCAAAAATTTATCCGCCGACTCACGCGATCTAAATTTAGTCGCTTATCAAGAACTACACGTGACAAATTACCACCTACCATTAAATTTATTCTaataattattccatcttgAGAAAAAACTAACCTTTTTCCCATACAGGGTGTTCTATAAAGGCGCCCCTGAAAAAACTGGCACTGTAGAGATCCGCGAATGACCAAAAACCAAACTTTAATTTAGAGACACATTAATTAAGGGCAACACATAAGAAATGTCATAAATCGACGATCATCTTTAGtgtaaacaggggcacccaacgagaatatagttcaaaaccacttaaacatagcattatTTAaactattttagtatttaaactgtagatatagacatatttttatcccctaaaaatttttcatctgttcggatttcctagctgaaagtctagtggtccgaaaattttagggatcaaaacttatgttttcgaaaattttagccagaaaaaaggctcccgaaaattgtaGGTGACCTTTTTGAGGTTAAagtccgtttaaaatgggcaattataccattttttagatgttcgaaaatcctaggacaggcaggcaagcaataaattttacaacaaatgttgcaaaaattctagatctcaaatcgtcttccgaacagatattttccgaaaattgacgttgggtgcccctgtgtaaATTCGTTTAAATGTAAACATAAAATTTTTCGTCACACCACGCCTCAGGGtacgctaaaaaaaaaaaaaaaactggtatGGGCTTCTAGCCAAGATTGGCGTCtgaacaaaaaaaccaatggtTTTAATAGGACAAAAGGTAACAATCGAATAATAATCATATGCAGTGCAGTCAGTGTTTCAGTGATGAAGGATCTAATAGACCAAATCGACGAACTCAATCTTGcatccaattcaaaccctttgggaataaaacgctttgttccaggtatttccatatcatttaaatgtgaatgcatTACACAAAGGCGattaccatttacaaaaaaattccggaaattccggttcgTTTGTAAATGGAACTCGACTTTTtagttcgttccactggaaaaaggaaatttctggaaaaaaaaaggtagctctgttttcccgttggaaactctCCGATGGGAAATGTGTGTTCTATTTACAAGTTTCAAAGATTTCACcagttccaggctattcacggccatatTATCAATTTTTTCGCGCAAAAATGCACTCCCCATTTCGCCAAGTAGCAAATGGACTTGCGTTAAATGGAACACTTTTATCACCTACCCATTTCCATCGAAAGTTCCGGGATTTtgtggtaaatggaaaacgcccaaagaatcttaaccccgagagatttgaattggatacaacattTGGTCTTCTAGCGATAAAAACACCGAAAACGAAAGAGACCAAGGATAAGTGCATGGatatggttatgaaactcgacaagttcctttgtttaaatgtttttgtctgtatttttagCCTTGAGCCTGCCCAAAACTctccttttttcgagaagataaccaatcaaatccttcgattaaactATGTGCAATTCACAAACCCACGTGCAAAGCGAAAACGACAGATTGACGTGCACTGTcgcggtcaattcaacatcgatcgCGACAACATCGTTCTTGCTTTTGAAtattttaaggtttcataaccagtccctcagTTAACTATGCCTGTATAAATTTTCGATCGTAAAAAGCGGCCTTGTATTTTTTAACTTTACTTTACTATATATTTCAAGTCATAAAATGTGTCTCTTTTTTTCTAATAATAAGAAGATCATTACGCCGCTTACTCATTCAACTTAGTAATTCCGGTAGTATAACTCAAAGAGCACTGTCAAAGGGCAAAAATAGCTcaatatttttgtgcaatttttgtCCCCGTCGTTGTAACTAATGCTCTTTTTGGGTAAGAACAAGAGCGAACAACAACCCTACTTCCTATCACGGCATTTACACCGAcctatttattttttgattgaTCAGCCGCAAACGCATATCCATCCTTTGTGCTATCTCTTATTTCTCTTCGCATGCGCGCGCAGATTACCGCATGAGGTCATTTTTCGAATGCTATAAGTGCTCGCGCCAAGCATTCGTAGCTCGCGTGCAACATTTGCGTTGCCATGGGAATAGCCAACGGTCTTCAAAACACAGCGACTGTTTCAAGTAAATTCTATTGTTGCGAAACAAAGTCATTGTTGCATTTGAATTGTACATAATCATGCCAAACTTGACGACATCAAAGAACGAAGACAATGGTTCAATTATCAGCAGGTCTTCACAAAGAAGTGAATCAGAGCCGCAATCCAAAACAGAAGCGGAAAGGCAAACATACGACAACAGAGGAAACTATCAGTGTCTGAAGAAATGTGCTACGGATCGAAATGGTTCTTACAGACACTCTACCccagagaaaacaacaaaaattgcgCAATTTTCAAGTCCTCCATCCCAAGTTCAGAAAAATCCGAAATGCGCCAAGCCGGAGTCGACAAATTTTACAAATCCTGGCGCCTTTAGAGGCTTCCCGATTGATCCCATGAGTCAAACATTTCTGCGCATGCCTCACATGTATCACAGCTTTCAAGCGCAATTGCAACAAAGTAATTCACCTAAGGTAAAACGACCGATGAATGCATTTATGATCTGGGCACGGCTGTATCGATCTACAATCGCTAAGAGATACCCGAACGCGAATAATGCTGAAATAAGCGTGAAGCTTGGAGAGATATGGAACGAATTGTCCACAGAACAGCAGCGACCGTACTTCGACGAAGCCTCCCGGTTAAAGGAAAAACACCGAACGGAACATCCTAACTGGGTTTATCAGCCCAGGCCATCAAAAAGGAGACTAACGTACATGATGACAAATAGTCCGGGCACGATGCAACACGCCAGCCCTTCTTATGCATATCAGCACGTTAGGAGTCCATTGCCAGACAACAGTGGCATTCCGTTGTCTCCTCAAGCCATGCATGACCGTGCAAATCCATCGTTTTGCTTTGCAACACGAAATCCTAAAGATGCGTTTAACATGGCGCAGTCCCACCGAGTACCGCCACATTTGAGCAACCCGTGTGGGGCAGGATTTCCCTCAGTCATTGAGTTTGCGAGCGCTGAAGAGCGATACACGATGCGGGGCAAAGAGAACGCGTGCGCGAAAGAACAAGAGCACGCCGTTGATTGGCTTAAAGTCGAAGCGGCAAAATTTGAGGAAGACCAGTTAGCAACAGGTCGTGCGCGAGAAAACTGCATTGTCAACGATGCCATGCTGCCTACTGTCAACCAAGTAAACGATGAACAAGAACAAGTGGCTAAGATCAAACTGGAAATGGACAGCGACGGAAGCGACCTGGACAGGTACCTGGCGGGACTAGATGAGACAATAAAAGAAAGTCTGGAAAAACTCAATGAGGTGCCCGATGAATTGGACTTGTTGGATCATGAGAATATGGATATGCTAAGTGATATAGAAGACGATGACTAGTTAATGAGATGAAATGTAGTGGCGAGTGATCGTTTCGATCAACAGTTGTGGATAAATTTAGAGctgaaagaataaaaatgtgaattaTATTTTGTGTGTTAGGTTGACGCATTTCGATCAGCGAAGGCGTTCATGCACTACTTTAGCTAGAGCCGCTCCATTTCTAAATTTTGAGTGAACTGTACAAAAAGGATTTTATATTATCTAAGCTGCACGAAGGACTGTCGATTGACTATGATGCGGGAAATTGTTAATTCTGATGGGACAATACCTTTtttagcaacaaaaaaataaaaaaactgctGAAAAGACAGATCTGAAACAAACCAGTGACATACCTGAtcattaaattttcgacctcgggtattgcgtttctagctttctgattggttcactcaaacTCAAATATCAGGCTCATAAACCGTATGCCGTAATACGGAAACAGTGCGGAGCCGAAAACTGCATGTGTGCGGGAAGCGAAATTTCCCGGGACACAACTGTCCAAGCGTTCGGTAATTaacgaaaatttaataaaacaattatttcattcacGCTAGTTGAATACGAGaatggttatagccaactcggcgctacgctcCTCGTGTCAACGCGcattcatggaataattgttaaatataggaACATCTAACGTGGGCTATTTCCACCGTATATAAATTTACGTAACCCACTCATGTTCTCGCTCCCTTGTAGGTTTGAAAGAAGATAATATGGACAGTGGTGTGTGAATTTTGGCAGAAAAATAAGATTAGGTAGAGAAATGCCAAAATAGTGACCCGAAGCAAGTTTATTAGAAGTTGTAATCAAATTTACACTGAGATCATCACAAAATTACCATGCTTCTCTAGCTAATTTTACACTTCAGCTACGTCAACGTCACTGAGAGAGCGAAATACGCATGCCTAAAGGGTACCGGATCAgctatctttttttaaaactcaCGCTGAAATTCTACTAACAACTAATGATATTTTATTTCCAATAGTAAATTCTAGTGTGAAGCTAAAAATAACAGACGGGATGCATAATGGAGCAAAAAGGCCAGTTTACTGATTTGTATGCAAT containing:
- the LOC138041639 gene encoding uncharacterized protein, which codes for MPNLTTSKNEDNGSIISRSSQRSESEPQSKTEAERQTYDNRGNYQCLKKCATDRNGSYRHSTPEKTTKIAQFSSPPSQVQKNPKCAKPESTNFTNPGAFRGFPIDPMSQTFLRMPHMYHSFQAQLQQSNSPKVKRPMNAFMIWARLYRSTIAKRYPNANNAEISVKLGEIWNELSTEQQRPYFDEASRLKEKHRTEHPNWVYQPRPSKRRLTYMMTNSPGTMQHASPSYAYQHVRSPLPDNSGIPLSPQAMHDRANPSFCFATRNPKDAFNMAQSHRVPPHLSNPCGAGFPSVIEFASAEERYTMRGKENACAKEQEHAVDWLKVEAAKFEEDQLATGRARENCIVNDAMLPTVNQVNDEQEQVAKIKLEMDSDGSDLDRYLAGLDETIKESLEKLNEVPDELDLLDHENMDMLSDIEDDD